Proteins encoded within one genomic window of Tigriopus californicus strain San Diego chromosome 12, Tcal_SD_v2.1, whole genome shotgun sequence:
- the LOC131891571 gene encoding uncharacterized protein LOC131891571 — MFKLGAKTVLQTDASKLKGLGFALMQLHEGEWKLIQCGSQFLKDAESRYAILELEALAIDWAIKKCRIYLAGLENFVVVTDHKPLRNIFNDQMLNAIENPRILTYRSRLSFFKFSVEWKCGKEHYIPDALSRAPVGNPMDEDDDPDNHGGFNLQMAMVKAGETNLNLDNLSAYAGSSPEYGALRSSVEKNTVIKISLDQANARRLHDDSIWKSYFDRTSRARKKIPLGQSVMVQNPATRRWDRHGLVVDNKSPRRYVIRRPSGRILERNLRFLRQAPSSFSNQEDLAPDDSDPNDDAIPRRSMRQRRQTIPFRA, encoded by the exons ATGTTCAAGCTGGGAGCCAAGACCGTCCTTCAAACGGATGCATCCAAGTTAAAGGGCCTTGGGTTCGCACTCATGCAATTACACGAGGGTGAGTGGAAACTCATTCAATGTGGATCTCAGTTTTTGAAGGATGCCGAGAGTAGATATGCCATCCTTGAGCTTGAAGCTTTGGCTATCGATTGGGCGATAAAGAAGTGTCGAATTTATTTGGCAGGTTTGGAGAATTTCGTCGTTGTTACGGATCACAAACCattgagaaatattttcaatgatcaaatgctcaatgccattgaaaatccTCGAATTCTCACTTATCGCTCCCGtctctcctttttcaaattttcggtGGAATGGAAGTGTGGTAAGGAACATTACATTCCGGATGCCTTATCTCGAGCGCCCGTTGGCAATCCAATGGATGAGGACGACGATCCCGACAACCATGGTGGCTTCAATCTCCAAATGGCCATGGTCAAAGCGGGAGAAACCAATCTAAATTTAGATAATCTATCTGCTTACGCCGGATCCTCACCTGAATATGGAGCATTGCGATCCTCGGTGGAGAAGAACACCGTGATTAAG ATTTCCTTGGACCAAGCCAATGCCCGGCGTCTCCATGATGATTCGATTTGGAAGTCTTACTTCGACCGAACCAGTCGTGCTCGGAAGAAGATTCCACTGGGCCAAAGTGTAATGGTTCAAAATCCGGCCACGCGGCGATGGGATCGGCATGGTCTAGTTGTTGACAACAAATCGCCGAGACGTTACGTCATTCGTCGACCCTCTGGTCGGATATTGGAGAGGAATTTAAGATTCTTGCGTCAAGCTCCTTCCAGTTTCTCCAATCAAGAGGATCTCGCCCCTGATGATTCTGACCCCAATGACGATGCTATACCCAGACGATCAATGCGCCAAAGACGTCAAACTATACCATTTCGAGCATAA